A window of Pan paniscus chromosome 16, NHGRI_mPanPan1-v2.0_pri, whole genome shotgun sequence genomic DNA:
gggtggatcacctgaggttaggagttcaggaccagcctggccaacatggtgaaaccccgtctctactaaaaaaatacaaaaatcagccaggcgtggttggtgggcgcctgtaatcccagctacttgggaggctgagacaggagaattgctgggaggtggaggttgcagtgagctgagattgcgccattgcactccagcctgggtgacgagagcgaaactcttgtcttcaaaaaaaaaaaacttgccatgTAAGTATGTGATCCATCCCCTATCAGagcagaaagggaagagagaaagaatccTTTCTTATTATGACCACAGTTTCCTACTTTATCAAATACACCTATGGAGAATTACTCTCCTATTAACAAGTTAACTTACCTGATCCTGAGGACCATTTATGTTTCTGGAACAGAATACCAATGCTACAGAATGTTGAGTCCCCCTACTGACCTACTTCCCTCCTTGAAATGGACTTCTATGCACTAGTTTGGGCTTATAGGTTATACTGCTGCTGCTGCATAGGTACATGGTATAAGAATCATGTTTTTTTATCTTTGAGAAAATGAGTTAAAGGCTTGCTTCTTCACTTAACTGCAACACAGTTTACAGATTCAGATTTCACATTTTGCTAAGTATAAATGACATATCTTAAGACTAATGAAAACTTTCATGTTTTACTTGTACTTATTAtggtaacttttcttttcatagccaTGTTCACTGCCCACTTCCCATAAGATTTCTCCAGTGCCCCCCAGACCTGACTGGAAAAAGTCATTATCTTGATGAAGCAGATGTGTTTTACCTAAATCCCTTAAACTGGTTACATAGAGAGTTTCATGATGATGCATCATTGCCTACTCACTTGATCACCTTCAGCATTTTGGAAGAGGTAAGTAAAcatgaaaaagaggaaaactcagtattttaattttaccCCAGGTTTAGGAAACCCTCAGGTAAATAGATAATATAACCTTTTTATGGTCTGTTTCAACCCACATTTCATAATTAGTCTTTTCTCCAGTCAAAATTAGCCCCAGTTCTGTAACTATCAAAGTATTTTACTTCCTATAAGTTAATTCTTTTATTAAGCAAAAAGTTGTAGACAGCAATTAGAATAGGCAATTCTAAAATTGACTGAAACAGTACTCAGCAAAATGTAGCCTTTATTTacttaaacatttatttgctTCTAGGAAATAAGCGCTTTCCTAATTTCAAGCAATTATAAAAGAACTGCTGTTTTCTTCCACACTCACTTGCCAGAGGGTCGAATTGGAAGTCACGTATATGTCTATGAACGGAAGTTAAAAGGGAAATTCAACATGAAGATGAAATTCTGAACTTTCCTAGATAAATTAACATTGCTGGGTGGAAATATTCAGATGCTGCTTAAATACTTCGGTAAACACTGGGTAAGATTCATGGAACTTAGAAAAAAGCTGTATGAACTGCTTTACCAAATATCACTACTGAGGAAATGTATAAAATACCACATAGTATAAAATTACATGTTAATACAATGCCAGATTTTAAATAAAGACCTTTAGTTTTCCTCACGGTGTAGTTTTATTGTTTCTTCCACGATATTCAGATGTGCAAAAAATTTCACAAGAAAACAAGTCAGCAAGCTCTTAAGAGGGCAGCAAATTCTTCACAAGTCAGAGGGCTCTTGAACCCACAAAAAGACAAGAAGTGAGTGTAagattataaaatgttaatgatGAAATTCCAGAACAATGTACTTTTCTCAAGCTCTGCTGCAAATTTAACACAAACATCAGTGTTAATTACACTTTGTCATGTATGATTGAGCTTGCTTTAAGCTCTTACACTGGAAGGAAGTCTCATTTCATGCACAAAATCTGTTGCATGCCTGGCTTCCTTAATAAAACTACAGTTGATCATTTCCAGTgtcaaaaaaaattcaacaaagctAAACTACAGGAAAATGCAGGTTAGTAGACTTTTAACTAATGCTTCTGAGGAATAATATAAAGTTATCAAACTGATacttagaaacaaaagaaaagacattGTCATCTTGGTAATTTCATTAGTTTCAATACCAAACATTATACAAAGCATAAATTTTTCTCTTACAGTTGTCTAATTTAACTCAATTGTGAATCAGTATTGAGGATCAAAAGGTAATTGCCCCAATTCTATTTCAAGATTTGCCATTTGTCTTCCATTAGTGCGACCATATTTATGCCATTTACCTTCCCTTTTATAAGGCTGTGGCTGAAGGTGCTTCTGCTCTTGTTTTCGATGCCTGGAGTTTTCAATATTTACCATACGTTGCTTTTTATCAGGTCGACTGAAAGCAGTAAACACATTTTTCATCTATGTTAGAGTtcaatgtatttaaatttaaaacaattttaaatgttttctccatTAATCTATAATCTGAACACTgataaaagatattaaatatcTGAATTACAATCCTAGTATatccatataaaaataaaggagtctgtattagtttttttgtcctatagaaagaaaaaatagacaataacTCTACTGGCAAAAAAGGGAAACACTCAAAagataacaaagaaaagaaatgtgacaataaaataatgagatgtgtttccattatttttcctcctttcctatAAAAATCAGTCCCTCCCCGCTGGCTTTATCACTCAGCAGAAATACATACACATCTCtcacaaacaaagcaaaacaaaagtctCAACTTTTTCTTACAGCAAAAGCTCACAACACCTACACCGCTTTCCTTAATGTCTATGATCAGGCTTCCGTCACTACTTCACTGGAAGTCCATACTGTCATCCCCTGGCCGCCCAGTTTCCAAGCCAAGAAAACATTTTCCAcacatcaactttttaaaaagcatgacaCATTTATTCCTTTTACTTGAGATGGCTTTTGGATTTTCAAGATACCACTCCCCACTCTTGTCCTTAGCCTTCCCTACAACCCCATGGATGTTGGTGTTCTCCCAGGAGTCTGATAAATATACAGTCTCGGCAAAAGAGATGACCATAGAACTAACTGCCAACTAACCCTCTCCACTTGAATGTCAGTAGTTACCTCCAAACACAATTCTCATCTCCAATTACCCTTGCCCCAAACCTTGAATTCCCTATCTCAGTGGTACTACTATCCAACAACAGATGACCCAACCCAGAAATCTAGAAGTCACTGTTACTTTCTACTTCTCCTTCACAAGAAATATCAATGTTactattttccaaatgttttttcctttcctctcctacTAGTATTGTCCCAGTTTAGATGCTCATCAGCTCATGTCTGCATTATACTGACCACCTTCTAGCTTCACACCTTTCCCATCAATCCTCTAGGTTGCTACCAATACATTAGTCCCACCGTATCCATGGCTTTACTTTCTGTGATTGAGGTTTCCGTTACCTGTGgtcaactgtggtctgaaaatgttaaatagaaaatttcagaaataattcaTCAGTTttaggcggggcacagtggctcacgactgtaatcccagcactttgggaggtagacatgtgtggatcacttgaggtcaggatttcaagaacagcctggccaacatggtgaaaccccatctctactaaaaatatgaaaattagccgggtgtggtggcacatgcctatagtcccagctacttgggagactagggaggagaatcacctgaacccaggagacagaggttgcagtgagctgagatcgtgtcactgcactccagcctggctgacaaagcaagattccatctcaaataattaaaaaaaaaaaattcgtaaGTTTTCAATTATATGCCTGTTCTGagtaatgtaatgaaataatgCAGTTCTGCTCCATCCCACATGGGATGTGAATCATCCTTTTGTCGTGTATTTACACTACCCACCCATTAATCACCTAGTAGCAGTCTGTTAATCAGATATACTGTTATCCTACCACAGTGTTTGTGTTCAAGTATCCCTAAGATAAGGATTATTAAGGATGATTAAGTAACTTAATAATGACCCCAAAATACAACAGTGATGCTGGCatttggatatgccaaagagaagctatAAAGTGCCTCCTTTAAGTGAAAGGGTGAAGGttctcaagagaaataaaagtatgCTGAGATTGGTAAGATCTATGGTAAGAACAAACCTATGTGTGAGAttgtaaagaaggaaaaagaaattcatgcatAGTATATATAGAATTATGTTCTATCCCTGGTTTccagcatccactgggggtcttggaacatatatCCTgaagataaggggggactactgtaatcTAAAATACAATATAATCTTATCCCACCCGCCTTGAAAATTCTTCAGAAGTTCTCCATGTCCTACAGGACAAAACCTTTAGCATAAAATGGGGCCCTTCATGGTCTGCATCTCTTATCCTCCAGCTCTACCCTGCTTCCTTAAAGCAGTGTATCTTCACATCTCCAAATGACCTTCCTTTTAAGTGAAATTCCCTTCCCTGTCTGCATAGCAAATCCTCATTTCTCTTCCAAAAGCTACTTTAAAAACTAAGTTCAGTTCAAAGGCCACCTCACTCAAGAAGCCTTTCCAAACACCTCCAGACAGCCTGAGGCCACCATGCCCCAtaccttaatttcatttatttacttagctTGTGAGCTCCTTTGAAGCAAAAATTTTTCACTTGTCTCCTCAAGGCAGCTTCACCTTTGTTCATTATAGGACTAGATAGCAGCTTAATGACTAAAGACACCAGAATCAGTCTCATTATTTTATAGACACATTATATTTATTCAGAAAGATTAAGTATTTCAAAGGTAAAAAATGAAGCTAACATTTGAAGATTAGGTAAGTTTCATGTTACagaatataaagatgaaaatggataaaaaattattatgaagTACACACATTAGAATTTGACTTGCTTAGTTTGCCTCTTTGTGCCTCTACCTTTATCAAAGATAATTATGTGACTAAGTATCATAACTAAGCTGGTACATGGAATGGACAAGTGAAAATAGGTGGGACATTAGAATTATTATATATGAGCTCTTCTGACTTCAGAGTAAAATTTGTGTTGCTCATTCCTAGCTTCCAAaagtgaataaatacataaaagattaaaggaaaataatttcacttAAGGTGATCTTTTCATATAAActataatgaaaagaaacaaacttggCCAAAGTAGGATTTTATATATTCTTAActgatttttaagataaaaattaaaccaTTTGCTCAAGTCAAAGTGATCACGTTATAATGAAATGTTCCATTTGTAACAGCTAATAATTTTTAGACTCCATCTTTCAATTTATTCTGAATTCTCTCAGTGGCAATAAAGCACAACTCTTAGAAACGGTAACCTTACAAGAAACTCATCAAATCATAAAAATGCTATCCAATCTACAAATGTTACAAACTACTGTAATGACACGGTTTTATGTAAACCGACCTGGGTCCATATGGAGGGGAAAAAGTGTGACCAAAGaagtgtctatatatatattcatccaACTTCTCAAATACTCCATCATTATCTACTTCATATTCCTTCATGTTTCTAAGATAATCTTTAACATCATTAACAAAGTCAGTGAAGAGCTTCTGATCATGTATAAAGACACCATTTAGGAAAAACTTATTGATGAACTGATCAAGTTCATTCCAGTGACAAAAAGTATCCAGTTCTTTTAACATGTACCtttgaattatctgtctaaaTTCATCCATCCTTATAGGATTCACCACTGTGTTAAAAAGGCTCATGGACTCTTGTTGAGCACAATCAAATACACCAGAACAAGCCTTTCTGAAAGAATGAGAATTTTCTCTACAATCATGCCCAGGACTGCATTtctttgaatttgtattttttctgaattctttaaAGTGAActggcttttctttccttccatcattTTGCATAGCAGGGCCTCTATTATGATGGTTTTCTGTAGGTGCCTTATACTGTGGATGTAAATGGTCACTAAAAACTGTTCTTGGTTTTTCAGCTGCTTCTTTTGTAGCACCAAATCTTTTATTACCCTTTTCATCAAAGATATTCTTGGTGGTATCTTTAAAGTGTCTGAAAGTGGATTTAACTGAATCTgagaattttttcagattttccttCACAGCTTCTTTAGCCtgcttaattttctctttatgatGCCTTACAAACTCCTTGGTAGAATTCTTCATGGCATCAAATGTTTCCTTAACTGAACCCAAAAATGTTTCCTTTGACTTATTTTTAGCCCTGTGGCTTCCTCttccccctttcttttttccatctGTTCCTTGTTTTCCATTTTGATCTTTTGCCTCAACATACAATCTTTCCCACAAATCAGAACGCTGCTGTTCGAAGGTTAGCTTCCGTTCCAGCTCAGTGAGTCTTTCTTGTAAGAttgctatttcctttttttcagtaTATACATTGGGAGAATCTGACTTGCCATGTAACTGACTATCACTTAACTGCTGGAGTTCCCCCCTTAAAGCCGTAGTTACTAGTCGTTCTCTCTCCAGTTCTCTCTTTAGCATCTTTGCTTCTGTCAACAGAGTCTCCCTTTGACTAAGAAAGCTgtgttttttctgcttttcctcttCCAAATGCTGCTTAagtttctgattttctttaacTAATTCAGTACTTGTCCCTTTATCTTCCAATATTCTAATCTGTTCTCTTAGTTTGTTTAACTCTTCCTGTAATGAGGATAaggctttttcttccttctccaggGATACTCTTAAATACTGATTTTCTGTAGCAAGGTTCGTTTTCTGAGTTTCAAAGGACATCTTCTCTGCTTCAGTAAGTGTCCAACACCTTGCAAGATTTTCTTTCAAtgactacatttttttttgaaagagaagaaataaaatgtcaagTGCTTTAAAAGCTGAATTTAAATCTTCAAGATATAATACCCCATAAGCTTTTGTGTCTTTACTTCTACAGATACAACCCCCGGGTAGTATTTTCAATAGTATAAACATTGGGAAATACAAGGTTCATATGCAAGAAAACGCAGAGCAGAGAGCTACATCAAATTGAGAACTACAGCATGgtggaacaatttttttttttgagatggagtctcactctgtcgtccagactagagtgcagtgacgcaatctcggctcactacaacctctgcctcttgagttcaagcgactctccagcctcccaaagtgctggcattataggcatgaaccaccgcgcctggctggaagaatttaaaagacagaaagtTAGCCAGAGCTTGCAGGACTAAAGGCTTTTCTGAATCAGGAAGAGAGATTACCTTTTATAACAGGTAAAAttattagctgggcgcggtggctcatgcctgtaatcccagcactttgggaggctgaggtgggtggatcacgagatcaagagatcaagaccatcctggccaacgtggtgaaaccccatctctactaaaaatacaaaaattagctgggcatggtggcatgcacctgtagtcccagctacttgggaggatgaggcaggggaatcgcttgaacccgggaggcgaatgttgcagtgagccgagatcgcaccactgcactccagcctggtgacagagcgagactgtctcaaaaaaaaaacaaataaaaaataaaagtaaaattacatCGAGAGCTGACTTACAGCTTCAAAAATTGTTTGTACTCAGTGTACCCTTCAAAGGATGAAATTCTAACAATCTTAGTCCTATTTGAAACGTTTTAGTCCTATGCAATTAACATTTCTAAGTAAGTACAGATAAGCCATAAATTCTATAACCATGTTAGAAGACAGACTGAATCTTGAACATTTATAACTAACTTATCCAATTTTATGGTAAATTTTTGAAGTGATTGTCACCCAGATTACAGCAGTTCTGTAATCTGTACAGATTAATATAACTCTGAAGATTAATCTATAGATTACTATAACTGAAAGTCAGCACCCGTGGTAGAAATCATGGTCAATTCGGCTTATAGAATTTTACTGCTTCAATAAGGGTATCCTTGACtgatttgaattttctttcaaaCATATGCATTAGTAACAAAATCTAACCAAAAACAGTCAAAACTTAAACAATATGGTTCAACAGGTTCTTAAAGCATTATACATCGAGTTAAAAATATCCTATGTATAAATCTGCAAAATGATACTTAAATTTGGCTTAATTTATCACAAACGTTATGGTTACCCCATTTGAGTCAGAGCAGTCAATTACCTGgattcagaaataagaaaaaaaaaaaggaaaaaaaaatacaagtccTTTAAGAGAATGACACTAATATACACTTGAAAAATAACTATCTGAAATGACTGCTTCACTTTCTGGCTCATTAATCTCCAGAGaacaaataaagatttaaaatttaatcACAGTCATTTCATCTGCTCTACCTGtatgagagaaaagaaatttcttctacccAACAGCAGTGGACTGTGGAGTAGAAGAGACCGATGCACTGGTGTGGCATAATCTTGAAATGCACAAGCACAGGAAGCCACAGGATGAAAGAAGAGTACAGCATTCCTCATGCAGTAAATATGATGTTGACATAAGTGATTGATAAGCAGATCCTGACCAGGTCTTCCAAAGAGCTTCAAAATCTATCTGATCCACACTTAACAGCCAGAAATAAGAGATCTGTAAAAACTGACTctctagctgggcacagtggctcaatcctttaatcccagtattttgaggccaaggtgggaggatcacttgaacccagaagttccagaatagcctgggcaacatagtgagaccccatctctgtgaaaaatttaaaaaccaagttggacatggtggcgtgtgcttgtggtcgcagctacttgagaggctaagccaggaggattgcttgagcccaggaagttaaggcagcagtgagccatgatcacaccactgcactccagcctgggcaataagaatgaaaccctgtctcttaaaaaacaaaaacaaaaaaaacaggccaggcgcagtgactcacgcctgtaatcccagcactttgggaggccgaggcaggcagattacctgaggtcaggagtttaagaccaccctggccaacatagtgaaaccccatctctactgaaaatgcaaaaaatgaactgggcatggtggagggagcctgtaatcccagctacttgggagactcaggcaggagaatcacttgaacccaggaggcagaggttccagtgagctgagatcatgccactgcactctagcctgggcaacagagcgaggctccatctcagaaaaaaaaaaaaaaaaaaaaaaaaaaaacccaaacccaaaCCAAACTACAAACTCTCTCTAGAGGTTTATGCGTGGTGAGTTTTCCAAAAGCCAATGTTATCCTATGGAACCAGAAAACACTGTGGTGAAGAAGAAAATGGCATCTTCTAATACAGGTAGGAAAAACTGAACTATTTATAATTAACTTCAGAAGTACCTCCCTGTGTCTACAGCCATAACACCCTAAATGCGGCCAGTCTCCTCTGATGGCAGAAGCTAGGTAGGGTCTGGCCTGGTTACTACTTGGATGGGAGAAGTACTTCCCTGAAAGATACAATTTAGTTACAAAGtagtatttttgtcttttcaagaaATATAACCCGTAAGGGAAGCATACATAAATTAAGTGTGAGAATTGGGGGtggaaaaatgaaggaaaaaacaatagcttacttttctttctttccttttcctttttttttttttttttttttttgagacagtcttcctctgtggcccaggccggagtgcaatagtgtgatctcaggttactataacctctgcctcctagattgaaacaattcttgtgcctaagcctcccaaaaagctgggattacaggtatgtgccaccacacccggctgattttcgtatttttagtagagacaaggtttcaccatattggccaggctggtcttgaactcctgggctcaagcaatccacctaccttggcttcccaaggttACCAACTTTGGGAATTTGGGAggttgccaccacacccagacataGCTTATTTTTCTACCCTGCATTTCTCTCTACATCCTTCCTAGGAAAAAACTAGATAAGAGACCAGCTATTTTGCTGATCCTCATAAACCCACAGAGGTGTTAGGTAATGACAGAATGGACAGTACAGTCCTGTGAGACGAGATCTAGGTGAGTTATAGGCAGAAAAAGATAACATGCTCTCCCTTCCATCAGAATAAAAaaaacaatggaaaggaatagctaTGTCCCCTGATCAAGAGAAGATCTTAGAGAGGCTATAAAACCACaactctcctctttccctcctgccAACTGAAAATGTTTGCTTCGCTCTgtgaaaataatgttaataaaaatgtctatatacacatataaaatgtcACTTATAAAAGATGTTAACTATAAAATAGCAGCTAGGGATAAGAGTTCTTAAGTCAAATCCTTAAGAATCAATTAATTAGCtctcccaaacaaaacaaaacaaaacaaaaaaaggccatggccgggcatggtggctgacacctgtaatcccagcactttaggagactgaggtgggtagacggaggtcaggagttcgagaccagcgtggccaacgtagtgaaaccccgtctctactaaaaatacaaaaaaattagccgggcatagaggtgcacacctgtaatcccagctacttgggaggctgaggcacaagaatcgcttgaacccaggaggtggaagttgcagcaacctgaggttgcaccactgcactccagcctgggcaacagagcgagactccatctcaaataaataaacaaacaaacaaaaacaaactagctCTGCCAGTTGCTACCTTGAGAAAGTCACTTAACTTTTCTAAACCTCTTTTCCACCTATAAAAGTTAGTAATTGCTTAATTCACATGTTGTGAGAATAAGAGAAATACTCTATATGGTACACTCATGACAATGACTAGGACACACTAAATACCCGTACTCAATTCAACAATGATCAGCATTATTACTGATTTACTAATCTGCACTAATAAGCACAATAAGCTCTAActaataagcaaaataattactaacaattattttaaacactGTTAGTGGTACATACCTTATAATCTATAAAAGATTCTTGTTCCTGTTGACACTGGGAAAGATAATCCTTCATATCATTCAATTCATCTTCATGTATCTTTCTGACTAACTGTTGACGCTTCTGAATCTGAATTGtgcctaaaataaatatttttattaaaggtatgtaacaaaaatattatcattaaatgttttacatattttttaatattggtAATCTGCATATAAACTAtgtagtcttttgtttttttttttttttttgggtttttttgttttttgagaagagtcttgctccattgcccaggctggtatgatctcagctcactgcaacctctgcctccctggttcaagcaattctcgtgactcagcttcccgagtggctgggactacaggcaagcgccaccaggcccaactaattttttatagagacagggttttgccatgttggccaggctggtctcaaactcccggcctcaagtgatccacccaccttggcttctcagagtgctgggattacatgtgtgagccactgtgcctggccataaccTATGTAATCTTGACAATCATTTCATTCAGAGTATCAGCATTTCACCgttctttaaaaattctgattacATAAATAGAGAATAAGgaactgaggctgggcacagtggctcacgcctgtaatcccagcacattgggaggccaaggcaggtagatcatttgaggtcaggagttcaagaccagcctggccaacatggtgaaaccctgtctctactaaaaataaaaataaaataaaaaaagaaaagtaaatgaaagcCCATGATCAATCATTCATCAAATGGTGGTGAACGTTAACGTAATATAAGTAAGGCCAAGTAGGCTAgttcttaaaaacatttatttacatacACCCAGGAACATTTAAGCAGTTCACTATCTTTTGTATTAAAACACACAGGCCAGCCCATATGGCTCTAACCAAGAGAACAATTTATGTAATGTTCTTATCTTACTATATTGAAGGCACTcagctttgttgttttggggTTATCTTTTAAGTACAAAAAGTGTTTCAGCCTCCCTTATACAGAGAAATGAACAAACCCTGGTATTTTTTCACAGGTCATAAgtcaaggaaaaatgaaaacctttttttttttttttaatattttgccttAAGGATACAACAAAGCCCAAAAAGTACAGCACAGAAAATAATTGGCTAATGGTGATTGTGCACCATTCTCAAGGCCAAATTTGTTAAGAATTCTGCAATGGTTAAATCTTTACTGGAGTAGCACTGTCCTTATCCCAACAGTGATAAAAGAATTGgacaggcacagtagctcacacctgtaatcccagcactttgggaggccaaagcagatggatcacctgaggtcaggagttcgagaccagcctgac
This region includes:
- the CCPG1 gene encoding cell cycle progression protein 1 isoform X6, producing MSENSSDSDSSCGWTVISHEGSDIEMLNSVTPTDSCEPTPECSSLEQEELQALQIEQGESSQNGTVLMEETAYPALEEASSTVEAEEQKIPEDSIYIGTASDDSDIVTLEPPKLEEIGNQEVVIVEEAQSSEDFNMGSSSSSQYTFCQPETVFSSQPSDDESSSDETSNQPSPAFRRRRARKKTVSASESEDRLVAEQETEPSKELSKRQFSSGLNKCVILALVIAISMGFGHFYGTIQIQKRQQLVRKIHEDELNDMKDYLSQCQQEQESFIDYKSLKENLARCWTLTEAEKMSFETQKTNLATENQYLRVSLEKEEKALSSLQEELNKLREQIRILEDKGTSTELVKENQKLKQHLEEEKQKKHSFLSQRETLLTEAKMLKRELERERLVTTALRGELQQLSDSQLHGKSDSPNVYTEKKEIAILQERLTELERKLTFEQQRSDLWERLYVEAKDQNGKQGTDGKKKGGRGSHRAKNKSKETFLGSVKETFDAMKNSTKEFVRHHKEKIKQAKEAVKENLKKFSDSVKSTFRHFKDTTKNIFDEKGNKRFGATKEAAEKPRTVFSDHLHPQYKAPTENHHNRGPAMQNDGRKEKPVHFKEFRKNTNSKKCSPGHDCRENSHSFRKACSGVFDCAQQESMSLFNTVVNPIRMDEFRQIIQSRPDKKQRMVNIENSRHRKQEQKHLQPQPYKREGKWHKYGRTNGRQMANLEIELGQLPFDPQY
- the CCPG1 gene encoding cell cycle progression protein 1 isoform X2, coding for MSENSSDSDSSCGWTVISHEGSDIEMLNSVTPTDSCEPTPECSSLEQEELQALQIEQGESSQNGTVLMEETAYPALEEASSTVEAEEQKIPEDSIYIGTASDDSDIVTLEPPKLEEIGNQEVVIVEEAQSSEDFNMGSSSSSQYTFCQPETVFSSQPSDDESSSDETSNQPSPAFRRRRARKKTVSASESEDRLVAEQETEPSKELSKRQFSSGLNKCVILALVIAISMGFGHFYGTIQIQKRQQLVRKIHEDELNDMKDYLSQCQQEQESFIDYKSLKENLARCWTLTEAEKMSFETQKTNLATENQYLRVSLEKEEKALSSLQEELNKLREQIRILEDKGTSTELVKENQKLKQHLEEEKQKKHSFLSQRETLLTEAKMLKRELERERLVTTALRGELQQLSDSQLHGKSDSPNVYTEKKEIAILQERLTELERKLTFEQQRSDLWERLYVEAKDQNGKQGTDGKKKGGRGSHRAKNKSKETFLGSVKETFDAMKNSTKEFVRHHKEKIKQAKEAVKENLKKFSDSVKSTFRHFKDTTKNIFDEKGNKRFGATKEAAEKPRTVFSDHLHPQYKAPTENHHNRGPAMQNDGRKEKPVHFKEFRKNTNSKKCSPGHDCRENSHSFRKACSGVFDCAQQESMSLFNTVVNPIRMDEFRQIIQRYMLKELDTFCHWNELDQFINKFFLNGVFIHDQKLFTDFVNDVKDYLRNMKEYEVDNDGVFEKLDEYIYRHFFGHTFSPPYGPSRPDKKQRMVNIENSRHRKQEQKHLQPQPYKREGKWHKYGRTNGRQMANLEIELGQLPFDPQY
- the CCPG1 gene encoding cell cycle progression protein 1 isoform X5, with protein sequence MSENSSDSDSSCGWTVISHEGSDIEMLNSVTPTDSCEPTPECSSLEQEELQALQIEQGESSQNGTVLMEETAYPALEEASSTVEAEEQKIPEDSIYIGTASDDSDIVTLEPPKLEEIGNQEVVIVEEAQSSEDFNMGSSSSSQYTFCQPETERWWEKLWKIPECIWGWDDQLKHHVPSQLAFQVFSSQPSDDESSSDETSNQPSPAFRRRRARKKTVSASESEDRLVAEQETEPSKELSKRQFSSGLNKCVILALVIAISMGFGHFYGTIQIQKRQQLVRKIHEDELNDMKDYLSQCQQEQESFIDYKSLKENLARCWTLTEAEKMSFETQKTNLATENQYLRVSLEKEEKALSSLQEELNKLREQIRILEDKGTSTELVKENQKLKQHLEEEKQKKHSFLSQRETLLTEAKMLKRELERERLVTTALRGELQQLSDSQLHGKSDSPNVYTEKKEIAILQERLTELERKLTFEQQRSDLWERLYVEAKDQNGKQGTDGKKKGGRGSHRAKNKSKETFLGSVKETFDAMKNSTKEFVRHHKEKIKQAKEAVKENLKKFSDSVKSTFRHFKDTTKNIFDEKGNKRFGATKEAAEKPRTVFSDHLHPQYKAPTENHHNRGPAMQNDGRKEKPVHFKEFRKNTNSKKCSPGHDCRENSHSFRKACSGVFDCAQQESMSLFNTVVNPIRMDEFRQIIQSRPDKKQRMVNIENSRHRKQEQKHLQPQPYKREGKWHKYGRTNGRQMANLEIELGQLPFDPQY
- the CCPG1 gene encoding cell cycle progression protein 1 isoform X1; its protein translation is MSENSSDSDSSCGWTVISHEGSDIEMLNSVTPTDSCEPTPECSSLEQEELQALQIEQGESSQNGTVLMEETAYPALEEASSTVEAEEQKIPEDSIYIGTASDDSDIVTLEPPKLEEIGNQEVVIVEEAQSSEDFNMGSSSSSQYTFCQPETERWWEKLWKIPECIWGWDDQLKHHVPSQLAFQVFSSQPSDDESSSDETSNQPSPAFRRRRARKKTVSASESEDRLVAEQETEPSKELSKRQFSSGLNKCVILALVIAISMGFGHFYGTIQIQKRQQLVRKIHEDELNDMKDYLSQCQQEQESFIDYKSLKENLARCWTLTEAEKMSFETQKTNLATENQYLRVSLEKEEKALSSLQEELNKLREQIRILEDKGTSTELVKENQKLKQHLEEEKQKKHSFLSQRETLLTEAKMLKRELERERLVTTALRGELQQLSDSQLHGKSDSPNVYTEKKEIAILQERLTELERKLTFEQQRSDLWERLYVEAKDQNGKQGTDGKKKGGRGSHRAKNKSKETFLGSVKETFDAMKNSTKEFVRHHKEKIKQAKEAVKENLKKFSDSVKSTFRHFKDTTKNIFDEKGNKRFGATKEAAEKPRTVFSDHLHPQYKAPTENHHNRGPAMQNDGRKEKPVHFKEFRKNTNSKKCSPGHDCRENSHSFRKACSGVFDCAQQESMSLFNTVVNPIRMDEFRQIIQRYMLKELDTFCHWNELDQFINKFFLNGVFIHDQKLFTDFVNDVKDYLRNMKEYEVDNDGVFEKLDEYIYRHFFGHTFSPPYGPSRPDKKQRMVNIENSRHRKQEQKHLQPQPYKREGKWHKYGRTNGRQMANLEIELGQLPFDPQY